The Triticum aestivum cultivar Chinese Spring chromosome 7B, IWGSC CS RefSeq v2.1, whole genome shotgun sequence genome window below encodes:
- the LOC123157225 gene encoding peroxisome biogenesis protein 2 — MIPITISRVNQFDAARLDVEMSAMLKEQLVKVFSLMKPGLLFQYEPELDAFLEFLIWRFSIWVDKPTPGNALMNLRYRDERAAPIAGKEVRTGLEGPGLSVSQKILYCISTVGGQYLLSRLQSFSAFRRWGDSEQRPLARRAWGLVQHAEGLYRAVSFFNLLSFLYGGRYKTLVERILKARLVYGSPNMNRAVSFEYMNRQLVWNEFSEMLLLLLPLLNSSSVKKFLLPFSKDKSASSSGDEANCPICVSSPSIPFVALPCQHRYCYYCLRTRSAATSSYRCARCNEVVVAIQRHGSS, encoded by the exons ATGATCCCGATTACAATATCTAGAGTCAACCAGTTTGATGCTGCGAGGCTTGATGTTGAGATGTCCGCCATGTTGAAAGAGCAGTTAGTCAAAGTATTCTCTTTGATGAAG CCAGGACTCTTATTTCAGTACGAGCCTGAACTCGATGCGTTCCTCGAGTTCCTCATCTGGAGGTTCTCAATTTGGGTAGACAAGCCAACCCCAGGGAATGCACTCATGAACTTGAGGTATAGAGATGAACGGGCAGCACCCATCGCAGGAAAAGAGG TCAGAACAGGTTTGGAAGGACCTGGACTTTCAGTTTCTCAAAAGATCTTGTACTGTATTAGCACTGTTGGTGGCCAATACTTACTGTCCCGATTGCAATCTTTTTCTGCTTTCCGTCGATGGGGTGATTCTGAACAG AGACCACTAGCACGTCGTGCTTGGGGCTTGGTGCAGCATGCTGAAGGACTATACAGAGCTGTTTCATTCTTTAATCTGTTGTCATTTCTTTATGGTGGAAG GTATAAAACTCTTGTGGAAAGGATTCTGAAAGCAAGACTTGTGTATGGGAGCCCCAATATGAACAGAGCCGTAAGCTTTGAGTACATGAATCGGCAGCTGGTCTGGAATGAGTTTTCG GAAATGTTGCTTTTGCTTCTCCCCCTCTTAAATTCATCCTCAGTAAAGAAGTTCCTCCTTCCTTTCTCAAAGGATAAATCAGCAAGTTCTTCTGGTGATGAAGCAAACTGTCCTATATGTGTCTCTAGTCCTAGCATTCCCTTTGTAGCTCTCCCATGTCAACACAG GTATTGTTATTATTGCCTACGAACACGGTCTGCAGCTACAAGTTCTTACAGATGTGCACGCTGTAATGAGGTTGTCGTTGCGATTCAACGACATGGATCGAGTTAG